Within the Candidatus Zixiibacteriota bacterium genome, the region GGACGGCAACCTTGAAATCTCCATTTGAACCCGGCTCCCCTTTGGTAGGCTTGAGCCAGGTCTTGAACGATTGCTCTTTCACGCGATGCGAAAGGTAGTTGAGGCAATCATCCCACTGGTTTGAATTAGTTACTCTTTCGTACAAGGCAGTTTTCCCCCTCGTGGTTGTCCACAGAGCCGTTGAAAGTTTTTCTTTTCAGCTTTAGTGAGTTATAGCGGTACGGGTCACGCCCGTTAAAAATTATCAACATCTTTATCAACAATTTACTGTTTATTAGGTAATTGAAAGGTGAAGCCGGGTAAGGAGTTTTAGCTTGCCATCTATACTTACCCACAATTTATCAACAATTCGGGGCCTGTCTAATTTCATGCTAATTAATAGAGCAACGGGGGGATGTCGTCAAGCGCAGTCACAAACATTAATTCACATTTTTTTAAAGCGCTTGCTTGATACGGTCTTATAGAGGGGAAAAAATATGCCCGGTTCGGTCTCATGCTCGTCGAGTGTAGTGTTTAATTTTCTACGGACAAAAAGTTTGTTATTAACATATAGTTATCCAGCTAACACCGCGCTAACATGCATGATGTTTGTCGAGAGTGCATCCCGGCGCAAAAACAATTTTGCTCTGTGATAGTGAGTCGAGAGGAGAGTTCTTTTTCCCACGAGGGCGAGTTGGTGCGGGACATGCCGGCCGGCGCACGGTTGTGATCGGCTTGCGCATCACAACCAAAGATGTAATCTTTAATGTATTTGTTACTACCTCGCAGCATACTTTCGTCAGGCTCAATGAGTTTGGTTTGAGTGAAGCGATGTGCTCGTTGGAGGCGCCGTGCCATCGCGCGATGCAGCAGATAAGATCGTGGGCTATAGAGAGGGAAAAGAGTGATTTTTGGGAGTGTCGGCGGGGTGCGGCTGTGGGTGGGTGAAAAAGAATATTTTGATAAGCAGGTATACGATTGAGCAGCTTATGACTGCATCGGCAATATTAAAAGTCCACCAACGCTCGAGGTTATAGCCGAACAGATTTATATCGAAGAAATCGAAATCCAGAAAGTCGACAACCCTTCCGAAGCGTATCCGATCGATGATATTTCCAATCGCGCCACCGGCGATAAGTCCCAGAGCGGTGGTAATATAATATTTTTCGCGATGTGAGTATATATAGTATAGCAAGAAGATGAGAATCAGGATGGATGAAAGGAGGTAATAGGTGGGGGATCCGAAGTTGGTTCCCATAGCGCCGCCCTCATTGTATACCAGGGTAAGTTGGAAAAAATCGCCAAGGACTTTGACCGGTGGACGATCCGCGAGATAAGCGAGAGCCATCATTTTGGTGAACTGGTCGACGATGGCGGCGACGACGATGGCGACGGCGGGTAAAAGTAACTTTCTCAATTTACTATTTTCTCGAGGGGCCTTTTTCTTCTTCAGCTGATTTGCACTCGATACACAGGCGGGCGTGGGGTACGGCCTTCAAACGATCGAACCCTATTGGTCGGCCGCAGGCGACACATGTGCCATAGTCTCCGCGATCAATACGTCTGATAGCCTCCTCGATATGATACAGAAACCGTCCCGATTTGGAACTGAGCATGAATGCCATTTCGCGCTCCATAGCGTCTGTTCCTTGGTCAGCCATATGATAAGAGTAGGCTGAGAGATCACCGGTCGAATCTTTGATGGTCTGAGCGAGTTTGGCGTTCATCGAGGAGAGTTCCTCGTAAAGAGCATCTCTTTTTTCGACCAGAATTTTTCTTAATTTTTCTAACTCGGTTTTTCTCATTTATTACCCCTCAGCAGGCTTTTTTCTTATTGTGGCTATAGCGGCCTTAACGCCATTTATGTTCCATTCGGTACTACCGTCGAATGCCTTCTCCGAAATAAACGAGATGCGGTCCGCAAGAGTTTCGCGCTTGATGAAATCTTCGTATTTTCTGACTGCATCGGCCAGTTGATCGTTGGAGTTTATCTTTATATCAATCCGGTCGGTGACCTCATAGCCGGAAGTTTTGCGCATGTTCTGGACTTTGTTGACGATTTCGCGCGCGAAACCCTCGTCGATGAGTTCATCGGTCATATGAATATCAAGCGCGACAGTCAGCTGACCCTCGCTTTCAACGGCGTAGCCTTCATTTTCGGTCTTTATGACCTCAACTTCTTCGTCGGACAGTACAATTTTCTCCGGGTCGGCCTGGAAAGTCAAGGTTTTTGTCTCGGCGAACTGTTTGACCTGGTCGGATTCGAGGCCCGAGACGAAGGCCGCGGCCTGTTTGGCGTGGGGGCCGAGTTTGGGGCCGGCCGTCTTGAAATTGAGCTTGGCGGAGTAAGTCACCAGCTTATCGAGGTTATCCGCCATGAAGACCTGTTTGATGTTGAGCTCGGACTTAATAATATCGACAAACTCCTGAAGCCGTTGCGACGGCACCCACTTGGGTGGGTTTATCATCAGTTGCGCCAGGGGTTGTCTGACTTTAAGGTTTTTGCGGGAACGGGCCGCGCGTCCGAGCGAAACAATCTTCTCGACGATATCCATCGTTTGTTCCAGTTCGGTGTCAATGAGGGACTCGTCGGCTACGGGGTAATCGTCCATGTGGACTGAAAGGGGTATGCCGAATTTCTCGCGCGAAGCTCCCATGAGTTCTTTCCAGATGATCTCCGCCATAAACGGCGCTACCGGGGCGCTGAGCCTGCATACGCCGACGAGGACCCGGTAGAGGGTGAGGTAAGCGCGCATCTTTGACGGGTCGTCCTCTTCGGCCCAGAATCTACGGCGACTGTTGCGGACGTACCAGTTCGAAAGTTCTTCGATTACGAAATGCTGAATGGCTCGAACCGGACGGGTGATCTCGTAGCTGTCGAACGATTCCGTGACTTCTTTCACCAGCGAGTTGTATTTGGAGATAATCCACCTGTCGAACCTCTCCGGCTCGCCCGCTTTCTCTTCCAGGAAGGCGTCTATGGTCATACCGTCGGCATCGGCGCGCTCGACAATTCTGTCGATGTTGGCGTAGATGGCGAAAAAGGAGTAGGTGTTGCGGAAGGTATCGAAATACTTGCGTACCACCTCGCCCAGTCCTTCCAATCCGAATTTCGTCGGAAGCCATGGATTGGAGGTGGAGACAAGATACCAGCGGACCGGGTCGGCGCCGTAGTTGTCGACGGTGACGAACGGATCTATGACGTTACCTTTGTGCTTGGACATCTTTTTGCCCTCGATGTCGAGAATGAATTCAAGCACGACGACGTTTTTGAACGGTGCCTTGTCGAAAAGCAGGGTGGAGATGGCCAGCAGCGAGTAGAACCACCCGCGAGTCTGGTCAACAGCTTCGGATATGAAATCGGCCGGGTATTTCTTTTCGAATTCTTCTTTATTCTCAAAGGGGTAGTGCCACTGGGCATACGGCATCGCGCCCGAGTCAAACCATACATCGACGACTTCCGGGATGCGGTTCATTTTGCCGCCGCACTCGCAGGTCAGCCTGACCTCATCCATCATCGGTTTATGAAGGTCAATTTCGTCGGGAAGACTGACCGCTTCCTTGCGGAGCTGTTCGATGGAGCCGACAGCTCTCTGTTTGCCGCATTTTGGATCTTCGCAGATCCAGATCGGGATGGGCGTTCCCCAGAATCTCTCTCTTGAGAGCGACCAGTCGACATTGTTTTCGAGCCAGTTGAGCATACGCCCGGTGCGGATATCATCGGGATGCCAGTTGATATCATTGTTGTTCTTAATGAGCTGATCTTTGAACCGGGTTGTTTTTAGATACCACGACGGCTGGGCGATGTAGATAAGGGGTGAATCACAGCGCCAGCAGAAGGGGTAGTTGTGCTCGTAGAGTTCTTTCTTGAACAGTCTTCCGGCTGTTTTCAAATCTTTGATTATAATCGGATCCGCGTCTTTGATGAACATTCCGTTGTAGGGTTTCGCGAAATCCTTGAACATGCCGTTGGCATGAATTGCCTGGAAAACCGGCAGGCCGTGTTGTTTGCCGACTTCGTAGTCATCGGCGCCGAATCCCGGAGCTATGTGGACGATACCGGTACCATCTTCGAGAGTCACAAAGTCGCCGGTGATGACATAGAACGCCTTGTCGGCGTCTTCTTTGAAGGTATCGAAGAGCGGGATGTATTTGCGTTTGAAGAAATCCTTGCCTTTGAATCTGTTCATCACTGTGACTTCAGCGTCGCCGCCGAACGTGTGATAGACAAGAGCTTCGGCCAGAACGAGTTTTTCCCCTTGGAATTCGACCATAACATAGTCGGCATCAGCTTTCATGCACAGGGCGGCGTTTGATGGGAGCGTCCACGGGGTGGTGGTCCATACCAAATAAGAGAAGTCACCATCGGCCGCTTTCACTTTTACGTAGAGCGATGGGTCCTTGACCAGTTCATACCCCTGAGCTACCTCGTGTGATGAAAGTCCGGTGCCGCAACGCGGGCAATAGGGAAGAGTCTTGTAGCCTTTGTAAATGAGGTCGCGATCGAAGAAGTTCTTGAGTATCCACCAGACGGTTTCGATGTATTGGTTTTTCAGAGTGACGTAGGCGTCGTCCAAGTCGAGCCAGTAGCCGATGCGCCGGGTTATCAGGTTCCACTCATCGAGATACTTGAAAACCGATTCGCGGCATTTCTGGTTGAATTCTTTAATGCCATATTCGACCACCTGGGCTTTGCTGGTCAGTTTGAGCTGTTTTTCGACCTCGATTTCGACCGGCAGCCCGTGGGTATCCCACCCTGCTTTGCGGTCCACCCGGAAGCCTTTCATGGCTTTGTAGCGGCAGATTAAGTCTTTGACAGTACGCGAGATAACGTGATGAATGCCGGGCCGGCCGTTCGCCGTTGGAGGGCCTTCGTAGAATACAAAATGCGGCCGGTCTTTGGCCATTTCATTAGCCCTGTGGAAGACGTTGTTGTCGTCCCAGAATTTCAGAACTTGCTCTTCGGCCTTTGGCAGCGAGAAATTATCTTTAAGTGGGTCGAATTTCATAGGTACTTTCCTCAAATAACCCATCAATTTAGGCCGTTGACCGGTTTTTGTAAAGGGATTTGTGGTTGGAGGCTCTTCCGGACAGCCTACCCGGTCAGTTTCTCTACCTCATCGACCTGCTCGGCAAACAGCTTGAGTGTTGCCTCGAAAGGAGCCGGGGTGGTCATATCGACCCCGCAGGCTTTCAACAGCTCGATAGGATAGTCCTTACCGCCGGATTTCAGCAGTTCCAGGTAGCGATCCATGATGCCCGGTTCACCTCTGACTATCATATCCATTATCGCCTGCGAGGCGGCGTAGGAGGTGGCATATTGATAGACATAGAAAGTCAGGTAAAAGTGCGGGATGCGGGCCCATTTGTAGGTGGAGTACTCGTCGAGGGTGAGGGCGGGACCGTAGTAGCCCTTGGTGAGGTCGGCCCAGAGTTCGGTGAGTGATTCTGGTGAGAGAGCCTGGCCGCTCTCGACGTGCTCGTGAATCGCCAGTTCGAAACGGGCGTACATGACCTGGTGGAAGTATGTCCCCATGGTATTGTCGATATGCCGGTTGAGCAGGTAGAGCTTTTCCTTCTTAGTCTCGGCTCTGCTGAGCAAGTATTGGAGCAGGAAGTTCTCGTTGAGGGTGGAAGCTACCTCGGCAACGAAGATTGAATACTGAGCTTTCGGATATGGTTGGGTTGAATTGGACAGGTAGCTGTGCATGGCGTGGCCCATTTCATGGGCCAGCGTGAACACATTATCGACAGTGTTGTTGTAGTTCATCAGCACGAACGGATGCACCGCGTGACTCCCCCAGCTATAGGCGCCGCTGGCTTTGCCCTGCGTCTCAAACACATCGACCCATCGCGAAGTGAACGCTTCCTGAAGCTTCTGGTGATATTTGTCACCGAGCGGCTTTAGGGCTTCAAGAGTCTGGCTTACGGCCTGATCGTAAGGGATATCGTAATCTTTCTCGGCAAAGAGCGGGCAGAGCATATCATAGGGAGCGATTTCATCGAGCTTCATTATCTTTTTGCGAAGGGCTGTCCATTTGTGAAGTCCTTCGAGATTGCTTTCGGTGGTGTCGAGCAGCGATGTGTAGACCGAAGTCGGGATGTTGTTCGAGTCAAGGGCGCTCTCCAGGCTGCTTTTGTATTTACGGGCGCGGGCGTAGAAGATGTTCTTGTTCACTTCGGTGGAAAGGGTCGCTCCGATGGTGTTGAGGTGGTCCTTATAAGCGGAGTGGAAAGCATCGCTGGCGTCGCGGCGCACTCTCGGATCGGATGATTCCATGAATTTGGCGAAGCGCTGTTTGGTGAGTTCGATCTCGTCTCCCTTGTCATCTTTGATCGGGGGGTACTTGATGTCGGCATCGTCGAGAAGGGAAAAGATATTATCCGGCCCCTTGGCGACCGTGGCGGCCAGAGACAAGAGCTCCTCGACTTCTTCGGAGCGGATATGGGCGCGTGATCGGACCAGCTCTTTAATATAGAAATCGTAGATATCGGTCTTTTCGAATTGGTCAGCCATCCGGTAGAGTTGTTCGTCGGTGAGCTTAAGCAGTTCCGGTTCCACGAATGAAAAGGCAGCGTTGGCTTCGGCGGCGAACATGGCCGCTTTTTCGACCATAGCCTGGTATTTCGAAACGCGGCTGTCGATATCTCGATTGAGCTGGGCGTATTGATACAACCTCGAGATCATCTTGGATAGCTCGGTACGGAGTTCGAGACACGCGAAGACTATGGCCGGGTCGGTGCTGAGTTGACCGGCGAACTCTTTGGCCTTTTCTGCTGTCTGCTGGGCTTTTTTGAAATGTTGCTGCCAGATGTCATCGGATTCGTAGATGTCAGCCAGGCGCCAGGTGTATTTTTCTTCGATGTCGGTGCGCTGCGGAATGTCTTTGGGGCCGCTTTTGGGTGCGGTCATATTTCTGTCCCTTTCGGTGTAAGCTCGACGATTGCCTTGAATAAACGAAAAACGGTTAACAAATGCAACAGCGGTTGAACCCGAAGGTTCAACCGCTGGTAACTTTAGAGTCCAACGACCGTGTTTCCTAAAATGACGTCAGGCAGACCGGTTTCTGCTCGGTGGCAAACAGTTTGTGAAGCAGGTCGATATATTCGGGCCCCGAAACCTCGGCCATACCATATTTGACCAGCGATTTCAAGCCCACCGCGCCCATGAGCAGTGACGAGAAGTCCGAAATGTCCAGCTTCAGCTCGACATCGTGTGGCGACTTTTTCGTTTTGATCTCCGGTTTGCCGTCAGAGAAATATATCACCAGGCTGCCATCGTTTTCTTTGAGAAATGAATCCGTAGCCGTGAGTTTGAGCCGGACGGTCTGGCCGCCGAAGTCGTGGTCGCCCAGAATCTCAAAAACCTGCCGGGTGTTGAGGACTCTGAACATGATACCCACGCCGGAGATGTGACTCTCGTGATATACCGGCTGCATGAGATTACCGCTATCGTTGCGCGGATCTTTCAGCAGGTAATGGAAGTCATCATCGTTGGTGTGGAAGATGATTCGGTTGATCTGGTCGGCCTGGGTGCGCAGGAAGGTCATGAGTTCGAGCAGCGCCTCGGGGTGTTCGTAGATGAGTTCGTGAACAACGATGTAGTTGTCTACGAAGTTGGTTGCTTTGCCGCGCTCGAAACTGAACAGGATATAGCCCTCGATACGACCGTTGTTTTCATAGCCGACATATTTAACGGTTTTGGCGAGTTCGTAGCGTATTTTACGATGAACCAGGGTTTCTTCTATCATGCCGGTCACCCGGTCGACCTGGCGGTTGTAACAGTCGTTGAGAGCTTTCATGTCGCTTTTGCCGAGTATCCGGATATGTTTTTTGCTGCCACCGGTGGGAAGGTCTGGCGGCTTGACTTTGTACACGTGGCCTTTGGGGCCGAGACCGCAGCCCATAGCTTTATAGAAGTCCGGTCTGAAGGGCCAGAGGACCGCAAACGGTGCGTTTTGCCTGCGATAGTGACGGAAGTAGAAACGCATTATGTCGCGGGCCACGTGTTCTTTCTTGTGAATAAGACCTACCGCCAGCGATCCGCCGCCCCCGGCGAGGACTTTGTGGCCGAACAGGTTCATGGTGTAGTCATAGAGCGCCAGCGCGCCCAGCATCTCTTTGCCTTCGTACATCGCCCAGTACGATATACGCTTGTCCTTGCTTCGCAAGGCGAGTCTTTCGCGGATGCGCCTTTTGTCTTCTTCGGTGGACATGGGCAGGCCGGGGTAGGCATCGGCCATGATATCGATGAATTTTCCGATATCTCTCGGTGGAATTTTTTTGATTTCGTTCATATTCTGAATTAAGCGACCCCAATTTTAAAAATCAATGTTTCGTTTTATTGGGGCTTATACGGGAAAAAGCGCCGAAAGTTGTCCCAAGGGGTAACCTGCCTCAAGGCGCCGGCGCACGATTGCTTGACAAAAGCCGGGGAGAAAGGTTATTTTTGAGTTGTATAAACATTTGCAGCGCTCCAACGAGACATCACTAAATCTAAATACAAGGGAGGATTGATGATTAAGCGTTTTATGTCGCTCGCGAGCGGACTGCTTTCGCTGATAGCCGTTGCGGTCTGCCTGACATCCTGTGATAGCGGTGTGGACCCGAGCGGGGATATCGCGTCAATCGTAGACATGCCCAACAATGCCGTGCCGGCCGATTTTTCCACAGGGCATCCGAACACTATTAAGCTGTACTGGTCGGACTGTTCGCGTGCGGAAGGTTCGGTGACCTATGCTCTCTATTTTGGAAACCATGAGACGCCGGGTATAATTGCAGGCCAACTGACAGACACGTTCTATGTGATATCCGGGCTGGAGGACAACACGACCTATTACTGGCGGGTTGAAGCGTGCGGTGAGGAAGTTTGCGTGAAATCCCCCCTGTGGCAGTTCACTACCGGCGATGTCTGGATGTATCCATTAAGGCTGGGGCAGACCTGGCATTACCGGCACGAGCTCAGGTATTCGAATTTAGAATTGGACGACGACGGTTACTTCATTCGAATAACAACATACGTTGATACAATTCATGTGGCGGTGATCGATGACGACATAGTACTCGATGGTTACCCCGGATTTGTTGTCTATTCAAGTGTCTCAGGGGCGGAGGCCTTTAGCTACTCCTACCTTCAGAACCGCGACGACGGGTTGTATTACTACGGCGGTGAGGGGACTTTGGTCTTCGCTGTTCCCTGGAAAGCATCGACGAGCGCCGGGCTCGGCCCCGGAGGAATCGGTGTGTCGATTTTTGAGGAAGTAATCGGCAGTATCTCCGGTGAGGACGACGCGCAGGATATTATGTCAAAGCCATATCTGAGTCTGGTGTATCCACTGAATGAGGGCACGGAGTGGATTGTAACCAGACCGGAAGATAATGACGCCGGGTGGAGAATTGGCAAAGAGGTGTTAGCCCAAGGACACGCCATCGTTTATGCCGGAACGTTTGATTGCTTTTTGATTAGACGTTATTATGACAGGGATGGTGATGGCAAATGGGACGATGATATCCTGTTTTACGATTATATCGGCGAGCAGGGACTGCTCAAGAGAACAGTCACCTATTATGGCATAAGCCTTGTTGAGGGCTTTGAGGTAATCGGGACAGCCGATATCACCGAAGAGCTTTCCCTGATCAGTTATTATCGAGCGCTGCCGGATTAGAGTCTGGCAGCTCGCACACGTTTACATCTTTTCGACGCATCCGGCGATGAGGGCGCGGAGTTTTGGCTCGGTTCTCGAGGCGGCTCCGATCACGTCATCGAGCGAACAGGGGTGCATGTTATCGGCCAGGCCCATGTCGGTGATAATCGAAAACGCAAGAATTTTGATTTTCTGATGATGGGCGGCGATTACTTCGGGGACGGTCGACATACCGACAGCATCGGCCCCGAACCCGCGAAACATGCGGTATTCGGCGGCGGTTTCGAGGCACGGACCTGTTAATCCCACATAGACACCTACCTGCAGTGGCAGGCCCTGTGACAGGGCAACATCCTTGGCCAGCTGCTGGTAGCCGCAGTAGTACAGGTCATACATATCCGGGAAGCGATCGCCCATTTTGTCGTCGTTGGGGCCGATCAGGGGATTGCCGGGGAAGAAATTGATGTGGTCTTTGATGAGCATGATGTCGCCCGGCTTGAAATTCGGGTTCATGCCGCCGGCGGCATTGGACACGATCAGCGACTCGATGCCGAGTTTTTTCATAACTCGTATCGGAAAAGCAATCTGTTGGAAGGAGTAACCTTCGTAATAGTGGAAACGTCCCTGCATGCACACCACCGGTTTGCCTTTGAGGTTTCCGAATAGGAGTCTTCCGGCGTGCGATTCTACGGTGGAGACGGGAAAGTGGGGAATTTTGTCGTATTCGACGGTATCGATCATATCGATGCCATCGACCAGTGATCCCAGTCCGGTGCCGAGGATGATTCCGATTTTTGGCCGGAAGTTTGTTTTGTTTTTTATGTAATCAACGGCTTCGTTCAGTTGCCGGTGCAGCTCTACTATCGATTGCATTCTGATACTCCTTGTGCGATTGTGTTTTCTCGATTATCGATGAATATAGCAAATCCACAAGGCATGCGAAAGTGATTACATAACGGCGCGGTTCGGGAGTTTTAAGGGATGGTTATAAGTTACGCCTGGGTATAAAAAAGACCGGCTCTGTAGGGAGTAGAGGGCCGGTCTTTGTAGTGTCTGGTGGGAAAATTCTCAGCGCTTCTCGGCCTTTTCCATTTCCTCTTCGAACTTGCTCACGACACTGTCGAGGGCCTGGGCCAGTTCATCGGGGGAGACATCTTTTTTGGCCACATCATCCGACGTGGGCTTATCCATGTCGATGGCATTGTGTTCGGTCGGGCGATCCTGAGCATCGGGCGCCAAATCGGAACTACTATCTTCATCATCGAGCTTGCCGGTGTCGTCCATTGCTTCCCGGATGGATTTGGCCTTGATCTTCGCTGCCTTGATCTCGGCCTCGGAGACCTTGGCGATAAATCCGGGAGGAATATCTTCGGCTGTTCTGCTGGTTTCGATTATCGCTCCCTGAGGGGGGACAGGGCCGAAAGACTTCTCGACATCTTCGTCGGAGTGATACTTTTTCAGGGCAGCGGCCAGTTCCGGGTCCACCGCCGGTTCAGCCTTGGCATGGTCCGGTTCCGCTTTAGCTTCGTCGAACGCTTCCGGCTCATCGCAGGGGATTACATTGTCGGCCGCATTGGCTTCTTCGGTAGTTATAGCTTCTTCGCCCGGTTTGCTGGCGAGGGTCTCGAGATTTTGCCGGGTAACATCGGTTGACTCTTCTACCTCGATGCCGTTCTCCTGATGTTCATCGACTGCTTCCTGCTCGGCCTCAACATACTTGTTTTCGGCGCGTGAAGAACCAGCCTCGCCGTGGATGTCTCTCTTGACATCGGCGGTGGCGATTTCATCGACCATGTCCATGTGAGAGTTTATCAGGTTGCGCAGCTGGGCGATGTAGGATTTTTTGGTTTGTTCGAGATTACCGAGTTGTTTTCTGAGGTCTTCGAGTTTGTGGTCCTGGGCCACTATCAATTCAGCGGCTTCTTTTTTCGCCTTGGCCAGAATTTCTGCAGCTTCTTTCTTGGCGTGGGCGACGGTCGAGTCAGCGTTGCGCCGGGCATCAATAGCCGCGTTCTTAATTGTGTCTTCAAATTCCTTCAGTCCGGCCAGCTGAGTCTTCAGCGAATCCACTTCCATGGACAGCTTGAGGTTCTGCTGTCTCGCTTCTTCCAGTGCCTGAGCCACCTGCTCGAGGAGATTGTCAACTTCCTCTTTGTCGTAGCCACGCATCTGGTTGGGGAATTCGTAATTGCGAATGTCATTCGGTGACAAATCCATAAGCTACTCGCCTATCTTTAAGGTTTTATTCTTTTCTTTTTCGGACTATTGTCAGCTCAGGAAAATGACTGTTCGAAAAACGAACAATGAAGCCGGCAATAGCTTCTATTTTATTATCGTAATTTTGGGAAAAATATTAAGGCGAAGCCGTATTTTTTGTTTTCAGGCAGTGAAAACAGGGGGCGCCTGCTTGAAAAAAATGGTTGGGGTCAGTCGGAATAGTCCCGTTGTCCGAACAGGGCTGTTCCGATTCGGATCATGGTGGCGCCCTCGGCGATGGCGAGCGGGAAGTCGTAAGTCATGCCCATCGAGAGGGTATCGAAATCATCGCCGACAATATCCTGTGCCTGCTTGAACAAGTTGTGGCACAGGCGGAAAGAGTCCCTGACCGGTTCGTCATCATCGACATTCGGCCCCACTGTCATCAGTCCCGTCAGGTTGATGTTTTCCATGCGGTGGACCTCGCTTATCAGGTCGAGGCATTCATCGGGTTCAACGCCGAATTTTTGGCTTTCGCCCGAGGTATTGACTTCGATATAGCATTCGATGGTGCGTTGGATTTCGCCGGCCCGGCGGTTGATTTCATCCGCCAGCCTATGTGAGTCGACCGACTGGATGACATCGAAAAGCTCGACCGCTCTTTTCACTTTGTTGGTTTGAAGATGACCGACGAGGTGGAACCTGGCGATCTGACCGACCTCGAGTATTTTCGGCTCAGCTTCCTGTATCTTGCTTTCGCCGATATTGTGTATGCCGGCGGCGACAGCCGTTTTGATGATAGCGGCGGGGTGGGTCTTGGTTACGGCGACGATGGTGATGTCGTCGGCGTCGCGGTCATACTTCTCGCACGCTTCGGCGATGCGGCCGTGAAGTTCGATCAGATTTCGTGATATGGAGTTTTTCACTTTCGCTTGAAATAAAGGCAGAAGCGGCGGATTTTCGCAAGGAAAATATTGGATGGTCGAAGCCGCTCGACACTCCACGGCTTCGACGGTTCAGTAGGCTTTCTTATGCTGTCGCCAGTTGTGGCGGATTCTCATCCACAATCGAGTCCAGCAATTCGAGCTCCTGCGCGGGGCCAACTTCTATTTTCGTGACCGGCTCAGCTGCACTCGTGGGGACGAATTTCGATTTAATTGCGCCGACAGCTTCATCGACGCGTGAAAAGAAGGACGCGATGCTTCCTGTCAAATGTTCTCTGGCCAGATCGACCAGTTCGCCCGACAGTTCCAGTTCGCTGACGGCGAAATCGAAAAACTCGTTGGCTTTTGCCAGCAGTTGCTCTTCGGCCTGATTGAGATAAGCATCGACAGCATCGAAGAACGTCGCCATCATTTCAGGCGTGCCTTTCTCGGCGACATTGCCGGCCGAGGTGACATAGGGATCGAGATTCTGCGGATCGGTCTCGGCCATTTTGCTTGTCTGGACGTTGAACTTGTTGAGGAAGGCAAAGCTGAATTGGGTGTCCATCCGGTAGCGGAGCGAGAATTTCTTGACGGTGTTGCTGAAATTCCTGCTGCTGTTTGAGTTCATGGAATGCTTGATTTTCGATGCTTCATCGGAGAACGTATCCAGTTCGAAATTGCGGCTCTGGGCGGCGAAGCTCGCGGCGTTTTGCGCGCGGACGGAATTTTTGGCGCGAACCTGTTGACCATCGGTCAAC harbors:
- a CDS encoding DivIVA domain-containing protein, encoding MDLSPNDIRNYEFPNQMRGYDKEEVDNLLEQVAQALEEARQQNLKLSMEVDSLKTQLAGLKEFEDTIKNAAIDARRNADSTVAHAKKEAAEILAKAKKEAAELIVAQDHKLEDLRKQLGNLEQTKKSYIAQLRNLINSHMDMVDEIATADVKRDIHGEAGSSRAENKYVEAEQEAVDEHQENGIEVEESTDVTRQNLETLASKPGEEAITTEEANAADNVIPCDEPEAFDEAKAEPDHAKAEPAVDPELAAALKKYHSDEDVEKSFGPVPPQGAIIETSRTAEDIPPGFIAKVSEAEIKAAKIKAKSIREAMDDTGKLDDEDSSSDLAPDAQDRPTEHNAIDMDKPTSDDVAKKDVSPDELAQALDSVVSKFEEEMEKAEKR
- a CDS encoding GNAT family N-acetyltransferase yields the protein MNEIKKIPPRDIGKFIDIMADAYPGLPMSTEEDKRRIRERLALRSKDKRISYWAMYEGKEMLGALALYDYTMNLFGHKVLAGGGGSLAVGLIHKKEHVARDIMRFYFRHYRRQNAPFAVLWPFRPDFYKAMGCGLGPKGHVYKVKPPDLPTGGSKKHIRILGKSDMKALNDCYNRQVDRVTGMIEETLVHRKIRYELAKTVKYVGYENNGRIEGYILFSFERGKATNFVDNYIVVHELIYEHPEALLELMTFLRTQADQINRIIFHTNDDDFHYLLKDPRNDSGNLMQPVYHESHISGVGIMFRVLNTRQVFEILGDHDFGGQTVRLKLTATDSFLKENDGSLVIYFSDGKPEIKTKKSPHDVELKLDISDFSSLLMGAVGLKSLVKYGMAEVSGPEYIDLLHKLFATEQKPVCLTSF
- a CDS encoding YggS family pyridoxal phosphate-dependent enzyme produces the protein MKNSISRNLIELHGRIAEACEKYDRDADDITIVAVTKTHPAAIIKTAVAAGIHNIGESKIQEAEPKILEVGQIARFHLVGHLQTNKVKRAVELFDVIQSVDSHRLADEINRRAGEIQRTIECYIEVNTSGESQKFGVEPDECLDLISEVHRMENINLTGLMTVGPNVDDDEPVRDSFRLCHNLFKQAQDIVGDDFDTLSMGMTYDFPLAIAEGATMIRIGTALFGQRDYSD
- a CDS encoding purine-nucleoside phosphorylase, coding for MQSIVELHRQLNEAVDYIKNKTNFRPKIGIILGTGLGSLVDGIDMIDTVEYDKIPHFPVSTVESHAGRLLFGNLKGKPVVCMQGRFHYYEGYSFQQIAFPIRVMKKLGIESLIVSNAAGGMNPNFKPGDIMLIKDHINFFPGNPLIGPNDDKMGDRFPDMYDLYYCGYQQLAKDVALSQGLPLQVGVYVGLTGPCLETAAEYRMFRGFGADAVGMSTVPEVIAAHHQKIKILAFSIITDMGLADNMHPCSLDDVIGAASRTEPKLRALIAGCVEKM